One Primulina huaijiensis isolate GDHJ02 unplaced genomic scaffold, ASM1229523v2 scaffold37775, whole genome shotgun sequence genomic window carries:
- the LOC140968660 gene encoding outer envelope pore protein 24B, chloroplastic-like: MMKASFKARYEPDKASAAATVAFNAGDFKLRACMTDATVVNGPCLNGLALALEKPGFFIVDYNVPKNDFRFQFMNTVRVAEKPLNLTYIHSKGDERTIVDGCLVIDSANKVSANHVLGTGNSKLKYTYLHGGLTTFEPTYDLGKNAWDFAVSRRVFGDDVFRATYQTSSKNLGLEWSRSSKLHGSFKISASVNLAEEQKTPKLCAETTWDFEM, encoded by the exons ATGATGAAAGCTTCGTTCAAAGCAAGATATGAGCCCGATAAGGCCTCCGCCGCCGCCACTGTCGCCTTTAACGCCGGCGATTTCAAGCTTCGTGCGTGCATGACTGATGCCACCGTGGTCAACGGCCCATGCTTGAACGGCTTAGCCTTAGCCCTCGAGAAACCTGGCTTCTTCATCGTCGACTACAACGTCCCCAAAAAC GATTTTAGGTTTCAGTTTATGAATACGGTTAGAGTAGCTGAGAAACCGTTGAACTTAACTTACATTCACAGCAAAGGTGATGAACGGACTATAGTGGATGGATGTTTGGTGATTGATTCGGCCAATAAAGTTTCAGCTAATCATGTGCTTGGTACTGGTAATTCTAAGTTGAAGTATACTTATTTGCACGGAGGGTTGACGACTTTTGAGCCCACCTACGATCTGGGGAAGAATGCTTGGGATTTTGCTGTTTCACGCAGGGTTTTTGGTGATGACGTGTTTCGGGCTACATATCAGACCTCTAGCAAGAACTTGGGGCTTGAGTGGTCGCGCAGCTCTAAGCTGCACGGTTCGTTTAAg ATTTCAGCATCTGTCAACTTAGCGGAGGAACAAAAAACACCCAAGCTGTGTGCTGAGACTACCTGGGACTTCGAAATGTGA
- the LOC140968797 gene encoding N-alpha-acetyltransferase MAK3-like yields the protein MEKRASATVALLWEMEQTKAEFDVSEIEYVSYSGEHHLPLIMDLVDQELSEPYSIFTYRYFVYLWPQLSFLACHKGKCVGTVVCKMGDHRHTFRGYIAMLVVIKPYRGKGIATELVTRSIKVMMESCCEEVTLEAEVTNKGALALYGRLGFIRAKRLFRYYLNGVDAFRLKLMFPRMDPSNCHESTPNYHESTNVNALTDHGTTPEADSGH from the exons ATGGAGAAAAGGGCTTCAG CGACGGTGGCTCTGCTGTGGGAGATGGAGCAGACAAAAGCAGAATTTGATGTGTCGGAGATAGAGTACGTCAGTTACAGTGGAGAGCATCATCTGCCCCTCATAATGGACTTGGTTGATCAGGAGCTGAGTGAACCCTATTCCATCTTCACTTACAGATACTTTGTCTATCTCTGGCCACAACTATCATTCCTA GCATGCCACAAAGGCAAATGTGTGGGGACAGTGGTGTGCAAGATGGGAGATCATCGCCATACCTTCAGAGGGTATATAGCCATGCTTGTTGTTATCAAACCTTACCGAGGCAAAGGAATTG CTACTGAACTTGTTACTAGATCAATTAAAGTGATGATGGAATCATGTTGTGAAGAG GTGACATTAGAAGCAGAAGTCACAAATAAAGGAGCACTAGCGCTATATGGTCGTCTTGGGTTTATTCGAGCGAAGAGGCTTTTCCGATATTACCTGAATGGGGTTGATGCTTTCAGGCTCAAGCTAATGTTTCCTCGTATGGACCCATCAAACTGCCATGAGTCCACACCAAACTACCATGAGTCCACAAACGTGAACGCCTTGACTGATCATGGAACGACTCCTGAAGCAGATTCAGGGCACTAA